The region GTGGAGGAGCATTCTAGCTTCTCATCTCTTTTTTTAAAAAAAAATTTATTTCCACATCTTTGGATAAACATCAGTTTTCATGAAAACTTTGGACACATTAATAGCAAATCCTGATTCTAAATTTAAAATCTCATCACTACTAAATAAAGAATTACCTGAAGCAACTAATTCTCCCTTAAGTGTTTCAATAGCCACTATAGAATTTTTTTGAATATTATCCGATAAATAAGCTATTCCACCACTGGCTAAATTAGCTCCATGACATATTGCATCAACTGCTGAATCTTTAATAATTATTTTCGGTAAATAATCTGCAGCTCTCTCCATTGGCATAATAACATCTCTTAAAAATGATTCATCACCATCTTCTTTATAAAAATGATATGCATCAGTTACATCTTGAAGAGTAGCTAAATGATTATCTTCAGTAAATGAACCAACTTGTGTTCTTCTAAGTTCAGCCATATGTGCACCAACACCTACAGCTTCCCCTATATTATGACAATATGTCCTAACATAAGTTCCAGCTTCACAACCTATCCTAAATAAAACATCTCTACCATCAATTTCATAAATAGTAGAATAATAAACATTACGAGATCGTAATTCACGTTTAACTGCTGATTTTACTGGAGGAAGTTGGAAAATTTTACCTGTAAATTCATCAAATATTTCACGAATTTTATCTTCAGATATTTTTTGATGAAAATTCATTACACACACATATTCTTTTGGAGCTGTTAAAAGAAGTTGAATAGCTCTAGTTGCATTTCCAAGTCCAACAGGTAAAACACCAGTAACTTTTGGATCTAATGTTCCACCATGCCCTGTTTTTTCTAAATTCAAAATACGTTTTACCCAGGAATCAATTTCATGAGAAGTTGGTCCGGAAGGTTTATCTAAATTAATAACACCATAAGAAATATAATCTGAAATTTCACGTTCTTCAGGAGCACACCCATATTCTGGATTTGTAAAACTTTTAGATTTTGTAAGCAAGTCTTTCATGAAAAATCACTGAAAATTAATAAATAAAAAATAAGTAAATAAAAATAAGAGAATGAATAATTTAATAATTATCCATTTATAAATCAGCTAAAGCTGCTTTAATAGAGTCAGCATCACCAGAAACATCAACAGAATCTGCAGTTGGTTCTAAATGAGCAATATTACATCTTCTATTTTTAACAGATTCACCGATTACTTCAACGAAATTTTCATCGATAATCTCTACAATTGCACATTTTTCTCCAGCTTCTCTACCAGCAGTTTTAACACATACTCTTCCTACTTCAATTGCTGCCATTATATCACCTTTAATGTTGTTAGAATAATTTTTGTTATACTTTCAGGATCAAATCTGTCAGTATTAATCATTAAATCATAAATATCTAAATTACCAATATCTATGTTATGAATATCTAAATATCTTAAAGCTTCACTTTCTTCACGAATTTTAATTTCTTCTTTAGCCACATCAACAGATTTAGATTCCCTTTGACTAATTCTTTGAGCACGAACATCAATTGGTGCCATTAACCAAAGTTTTAAATCAGCTTCAACAAAATAAGCTGATAATCTTCCTTCCAATATCAAATTCTCTGAAGATTTAGCAAGTTCAGCTTGTCTTTTATCAATTTCTTTATCGATATCATCATTACTTTCAGCAAACTCGCTGAATTCAAGAACAGACATACCCTTTTCTTTAGCCATAGCTCTAAAAATAGAACCTGAAGAAACAAAAGGAATATCTAATTTTTCAGACAACAGCTCAGCAGTTGTTGTGGTCCCAGTTCCAGCCAGCCCGCCAATAGTAATTATCATTATTTTCTAGCCTCGTTTTTGAAATGTTTACGAGCACAGTTTGAGCATAAATACCCACCAAATGGACGATTAGGTCTTTTATGGGTTTTTGCTATTTTGTTAATTTCATATGGACGTCCACGTGGAACTCCATGTAATAATTCACCACATTCAGCACAAACATGCTTAGATGGTTTTTTCTTTTTATATCTTAAAACATTTTCTCCGCCAGGAGTGTTTTTGTAAACTCTTTTGTATGATCTTGATCTATATCTGTTTGCAGGCATTTAATCACCTAAATTAATTTTAAATAATAAATTTAATAATTGTGTAATAGCGTATTCAAAATAGAATATTATACTATATTGTTTTCATTATTAATAAATACATAGGTAAGGATTAATTAAAATCCTTGTTTGAAACCTAAAAATTTCCGTAATATTTGACTCATACCAAATGTACAAATAAAATACCAGAATAACCATCCAATATTATATCCAACAGAATGGCCACCATACATAAAACTACCAATAAAATGCCAAATTGGAGCTAATGATACATAAAATGCACCAGGAGGCATAGAAATAACTAAACCACTAATTGGAGAAGCTCTCATCCAAAAGAATATCAAAATAATTGGGATAAAAGTAACAATCATAGGTTTAAATGAATTAGTCATCATTTTACTTTGATTTTGCATGATTTCAGCTTGTTGAGCTTGAAGTTTAGCTAATTTCTTACCATCACCAGATTTTTGAGCTTCCCTAACTTCTTTTTGGTAATCTTTCATTTTTTGTTGTATTTCATTCATTTCATCTTGGTCAACTAATAATTTATTAGCAACTGTAGTTATTAATGAAACAATAAATGCAATAACTAAAACAGTTAATGCTGGATTTTGAGGATTTGGATCTAAAGCAAGTAATGGGCTAAATACTGCATTTAATGCCTCAAATACCATGTTAAATATGTCAAACATGAGATTCCCCTATTTATTTAAAACATCGACTAATTTTGAAACTGTAGAAGATAAATGATTATCATGATTTTCAATTATTTTTACAGTAGCTCCTGTTAAAGTAGCATAAGCCATAGATGCTGCTCTATTCATTTCTTGATGTAATTGAATATCCTTTGCTTTTTCAATATCTCTTGAACGAGTATCATCATTTAATCTTCTGTAAATAATTTCATCAGGATTAGCTTCAATCATGACAAAAAGATTAGGTTGTAATTCATTTAAAACCCAACTTGGAAGACCTGGTAAAAATCCAGATGGTGTACTTATAGTACAATGAGTATCTACAATAACATTTTCATTTTCAGATCTTTCTTTGATTCTTTTCGCTGCTTTTTCCTGAATTTCTTTTTGAACATCA is a window of uncultured Methanobrevibacter sp. DNA encoding:
- a CDS encoding RNA-guided pseudouridylation complex pseudouridine synthase subunit Cbf5 — its product is MKDLLTKSKSFTNPEYGCAPEEREISDYISYGVINLDKPSGPTSHEIDSWVKRILNLEKTGHGGTLDPKVTGVLPVGLGNATRAIQLLLTAPKEYVCVMNFHQKISEDKIREIFDEFTGKIFQLPPVKSAVKRELRSRNVYYSTIYEIDGRDVLFRIGCEAGTYVRTYCHNIGEAVGVGAHMAELRRTQVGSFTEDNHLATLQDVTDAYHFYKEDGDESFLRDVIMPMERAADYLPKIIIKDSAVDAICHGANLASGGIAYLSDNIQKNSIVAIETLKGELVASGNSLFSSDEILNLESGFAINVSKVFMKTDVYPKMWK
- a CDS encoding DUF106 domain-containing protein, with the translated sequence MFDIFNMVFEALNAVFSPLLALDPNPQNPALTVLVIAFIVSLITTVANKLLVDQDEMNEIQQKMKDYQKEVREAQKSGDGKKLAKLQAQQAEIMQNQSKMMTNSFKPMIVTFIPIILIFFWMRASPISGLVISMPPGAFYVSLAPIWHFIGSFMYGGHSVGYNIGWLFWYFICTFGMSQILRKFLGFKQGF
- the cmk gene encoding (d)CMP kinase, which produces MIITIGGLAGTGTTTTAELLSEKLDIPFVSSGSIFRAMAKEKGMSVLEFSEFAESNDDIDKEIDKRQAELAKSSENLILEGRLSAYFVEADLKLWLMAPIDVRAQRISQRESKSVDVAKEEIKIREESEALRYLDIHNIDIGNLDIYDLMINTDRFDPESITKIILTTLKVI
- a CDS encoding adenylate kinase, translated to MKLVVLTGIPGSGSTTLLNKALEEVDYVHLNYGDIMTEIAIEEKIVDDRDALRKLSPDVQKEIQEKAAKRIKERSENENVIVDTHCTISTPSGFLPGLPSWVLNELQPNLFVMIEANPDEIIYRRLNDDTRSRDIEKAKDIQLHQEMNRAASMAYATLTGATVKIIENHDNHLSSTVSKLVDVLNK
- a CDS encoding 50S ribosomal protein L34e, giving the protein MPANRYRSRSYKRVYKNTPGGENVLRYKKKKPSKHVCAECGELLHGVPRGRPYEINKIAKTHKRPNRPFGGYLCSNCARKHFKNEARK
- a CDS encoding 50S ribosomal protein L14e; protein product: MAAIEVGRVCVKTAGREAGEKCAIVEIIDENFVEVIGESVKNRRCNIAHLEPTADSVDVSGDADSIKAALADL